A genome region from Marinobacter panjinensis includes the following:
- a CDS encoding WS/DGAT/MGAT family O-acyltransferase: MKRLGTLDASWLAVESEDTPMHVGNLQIFSLPEDAPETFLRDMLTRMKADADIAPPWCYKLAFSGFLGRVVAPSWKVDKKLDLDYHVRHSALPRPGSERELGILVSRLHSNPLDFARPLWECHIIEGLENNRFALYTKMHHSMIDGISGVRLMQRVLSKDPGETNMQPPWAVRPERTRGNKTDAEASVTGAFSQAMDALKLQADLAPRLWDAMNRLIHSARHPEDGLTAPFAGPLSALNHRVTGQRRFATQHYQLERIKKVSHATNGSLNDIVLYLCGTALRRFLLEQDGLPDTPLTAGIPVNIRPSDDQGTGTQISFMIASLATDEADPLTRLQSIKQSTRRAKQHLQKLPRKALTQYTMLLMSPYILQLMSGMGGRMRPVFNVTISNVPGPEDTLYYEGARLEAMYPVSLIAHGGALNITCLSYAGSLNFGFTGCRDTLPSMQKLAVYTGEALDELESLVLPPPAKSGTASKGKPATRVRRAARKKAAPKT, translated from the coding sequence ATGAAACGCCTGGGAACACTGGACGCATCCTGGCTGGCTGTGGAGTCGGAAGATACTCCGATGCACGTTGGCAACCTGCAGATTTTTTCGTTACCGGAAGACGCCCCGGAAACCTTTCTGAGGGACATGCTTACCCGCATGAAAGCCGACGCCGATATTGCACCGCCCTGGTGTTACAAGCTGGCCTTTTCCGGTTTTCTCGGCCGTGTGGTGGCCCCTTCCTGGAAAGTGGACAAAAAGCTGGACCTGGATTACCACGTGCGCCACTCAGCCCTGCCCCGCCCTGGCAGTGAGCGCGAGCTGGGGATCCTGGTGTCCCGACTGCACTCCAACCCGCTTGATTTCGCCCGTCCGCTCTGGGAGTGCCACATCATTGAAGGCCTGGAGAATAATCGCTTTGCCCTTTACACCAAGATGCACCACTCGATGATCGACGGCATCAGCGGTGTTCGGCTGATGCAGCGCGTACTGAGCAAGGACCCGGGCGAAACGAATATGCAGCCCCCCTGGGCAGTGCGCCCGGAGCGCACCCGCGGCAACAAAACCGACGCCGAAGCCAGTGTAACCGGAGCCTTCTCCCAAGCAATGGATGCATTGAAGCTGCAGGCCGACTTGGCTCCGCGCCTGTGGGACGCCATGAACCGTTTGATCCATTCGGCACGACACCCGGAAGATGGTCTCACTGCCCCGTTTGCCGGCCCGCTATCGGCCCTCAACCACCGGGTAACCGGCCAGCGGCGTTTTGCCACCCAGCACTACCAGCTGGAGCGTATCAAAAAGGTGTCGCATGCCACTAACGGCTCCCTGAACGATATCGTGCTCTACCTGTGCGGCACTGCCCTGCGGCGTTTTCTTCTGGAACAGGACGGCTTACCGGATACACCACTGACAGCGGGCATTCCCGTTAATATCCGGCCGTCTGATGATCAGGGCACCGGCACCCAGATCAGTTTCATGATTGCATCACTGGCCACTGATGAAGCCGACCCTCTGACCCGGTTACAGAGCATCAAGCAGTCCACCAGGCGTGCCAAGCAACACCTGCAAAAACTGCCTCGCAAGGCTTTAACGCAATACACCATGCTGCTGATGTCACCCTACATACTGCAATTGATGTCGGGAATGGGCGGGCGTATGCGGCCAGTCTTTAACGTCACCATCTCCAATGTTCCGGGCCCGGAAGACACTCTGTATTATGAGGGAGCGCGGCTGGAGGCTATGTACCCGGTATCGCTGATAGCTCACGGTGGCGCACTGAACATCACCTGCCTGAGTTACGCGGGATCACTGAACTTCGGTTTTACCGGGTGCCGGGACACCTTGCCCAGCATGCAGAAACTTGCCGTCTATACCGGCGAAGCCCTTGATGAACTGGAGAGCCTTGTACTGCCTCCGCCAGCCAAGTCCGGTACTGCCAGCAAGGGCAAACCTGCTACCCGGGTTCGCCGGGCAGCCCGCAAAAAGGCTGCACCCAAAACCTGA
- a CDS encoding TetR family transcriptional regulator codes for MADKQRRKPGETREKLMNAALALVGKGRHFASLGIREVTRQAGVVPTSFYRHFRNMDDLGLQLVDELGLVLRRMMREARANVLQADKLIDESVGIFITHAQNNRSFFMFMAQGLAGESRAIQEGIRSEMRYFASELANDLRRLKLADHLSDADLDLTCDLVVRSVAFSLTDILGISPEDDYQEEQVRKRTARFLQLIFVGAAHWKSHPD; via the coding sequence ATGGCAGACAAACAACGACGTAAGCCGGGTGAAACCCGTGAGAAACTGATGAATGCGGCGCTGGCTCTGGTAGGCAAGGGCAGGCACTTTGCCAGTTTGGGGATACGGGAAGTGACCAGGCAGGCGGGGGTGGTGCCCACGTCGTTCTACCGGCATTTCCGTAATATGGATGATCTGGGCCTGCAATTGGTGGATGAGCTCGGGCTGGTGTTGCGGCGCATGATGCGGGAGGCTCGCGCCAATGTGCTGCAGGCGGACAAGCTGATTGACGAGTCGGTAGGCATCTTTATTACCCATGCCCAGAACAATCGCAGCTTCTTCATGTTCATGGCCCAGGGGTTGGCCGGGGAGAGCCGGGCGATTCAGGAGGGTATCCGCAGTGAGATGCGCTATTTCGCCAGCGAGCTGGCCAACGACCTGCGGCGGCTAAAGCTGGCCGATCATCTCAGCGACGCCGATCTGGACCTGACCTGTGACCTGGTGGTGCGCAGTGTGGCCTTCAGCCTTACGGACATCCTGGGTATCTCGCCGGAGGACGATTATCAGGAAGAGCAGGTAAGAAAGCGAACGGCCCGTTTCCTGCAACTGATTTTCGTAGGCGCTGCCCACTGGAAGAGCCACCCCGATTAA
- a CDS encoding ferredoxin reductase — MISVLENSPTLHWLGRQLFNRDDPAAFFDPLLERINPMWVQQYTPAMVTAIYNETADTKTFVLAPAKRWLGFEAGQHVSIGIDIDGIRRNRTFSLSSSPIRWRTDGTVTLTIKRLPGGLVTNWMHDHLETDTVIGLGDAFGDFRIPSPQEPVLYIAGGSGITPVLSQLETMAASDYRAPVTLLYFVRTQADVIAAEKLHALTGRWSAFTLKVYATSETETPQFLSDQHLDEVPGLAGRRCYLCGPKGLMDLANDLLYRRGISEDRIHSTFFSVPAANLDSGTLGGAVHFERSNLDVSSEGDAVLLEIAEAAKLSPRHGCRMGICHQCSCRKTSGTVVNRLTGKASGPGEETIQLCVSVPSGPVSIDI; from the coding sequence ATGATATCTGTACTGGAGAATTCACCCACCCTGCACTGGCTCGGCAGGCAGCTTTTTAACCGGGATGACCCGGCTGCCTTTTTCGACCCCCTGCTGGAGCGCATCAATCCCATGTGGGTACAGCAATACACTCCGGCCATGGTGACAGCAATCTACAACGAAACTGCAGACACCAAGACCTTTGTGCTCGCACCCGCGAAACGCTGGCTGGGGTTCGAAGCCGGCCAGCACGTCAGTATCGGTATTGATATAGACGGGATTCGCCGCAACCGGACCTTCAGTCTGTCCAGTTCGCCGATCCGGTGGCGCACCGACGGAACTGTCACTCTGACCATCAAACGCCTTCCGGGCGGGCTGGTAACAAACTGGATGCATGACCACCTGGAAACGGACACGGTGATCGGCCTGGGCGATGCATTCGGGGATTTCCGAATCCCCAGTCCCCAGGAACCAGTCCTGTACATTGCCGGTGGCAGCGGTATTACGCCGGTATTGAGCCAGCTGGAAACCATGGCAGCGTCAGACTACCGGGCACCCGTGACCCTGCTGTATTTTGTTCGCACCCAGGCGGATGTGATTGCCGCGGAAAAACTGCATGCACTGACCGGGCGCTGGTCTGCCTTTACATTGAAGGTGTACGCCACCAGCGAGACAGAAACCCCGCAGTTTCTCAGCGACCAACACCTGGATGAGGTTCCCGGGCTGGCGGGACGGCGTTGTTACCTCTGTGGCCCCAAGGGGCTTATGGACCTGGCAAATGACCTGCTGTATCGCCGGGGCATTTCGGAAGACCGTATTCACAGCACTTTTTTCTCGGTCCCGGCAGCCAATCTGGATTCCGGCACCCTGGGCGGCGCGGTCCACTTTGAGCGCAGCAACCTGGATGTCTCGTCCGAAGGCGATGCCGTTCTGCTGGAAATTGCGGAGGCGGCAAAACTGTCACCCCGTCACGGTTGCCGCATGGGTATCTGCCACCAGTGCAGTTGCCGCAAGACCAGCGGGACCGTCGTGAATCGCCTGACCGGAAAAGCGTCCGGGCCAGGTGAGGAAACCATTCAGCTTTGTGTTTCTGTTCCCAGCGGGCCGGTGTCCATTGATATCTGA
- a CDS encoding fatty acid desaturase family protein, whose translation MKKMNETQLKELEQDLDTIRDQVIADLGERDARYIRRIVRLHRSLEVGGRVLMPFGFIPPVFIAATAALGISKIIENMEIGHNVMHGQYDWMNDTSLHSQTYEWDTVCTGDSWRRTHNYEHHTYTNIIGKDRDYGYALLRLSDDDKWKPAHSLQFINYVLLSVFFQWGVGLHELESERIRRREISVREKIPFLKDFFRKGGRQAFKDYVFFPLVTFPVAPVVLAGNVGANLIRNLWSSTVIFCGHFTQDAETFSEEECEGESKGHWYLRQLTGSSNFTGGKWMHVMSGHLSYQVEHHIFPDLPAHRYPEISEQVQAVCKKHGIPYNTGTFARQYSTVLKRVLGYSLPDRMRNRMLPEFSSAGAQS comes from the coding sequence ATGAAGAAGATGAACGAAACACAGTTGAAAGAACTTGAGCAGGACCTGGATACCATTCGTGACCAGGTAATCGCAGACCTGGGTGAACGGGACGCCCGTTACATCCGCAGGATTGTGCGACTGCACCGTTCCCTGGAAGTGGGCGGCCGCGTGCTGATGCCTTTCGGGTTTATCCCGCCGGTGTTCATCGCTGCCACCGCAGCGCTGGGCATCTCCAAGATTATTGAGAACATGGAAATCGGCCATAACGTGATGCACGGCCAGTACGACTGGATGAACGACACGTCTCTCCACTCCCAGACCTACGAGTGGGATACGGTGTGCACCGGCGATTCCTGGCGCCGCACCCATAACTACGAGCACCACACCTACACCAATATCATTGGCAAGGACAGGGATTACGGCTATGCGCTGTTGAGGCTGAGCGACGACGACAAGTGGAAACCGGCCCACAGCTTGCAGTTCATTAACTATGTCTTGCTGAGCGTATTCTTCCAGTGGGGCGTGGGACTGCATGAGCTGGAATCCGAGCGGATCCGCCGTCGGGAAATTTCGGTGCGTGAGAAGATCCCGTTCCTGAAGGATTTCTTCCGCAAGGGTGGACGCCAGGCGTTCAAGGATTACGTGTTCTTCCCCCTGGTCACCTTCCCGGTAGCACCGGTTGTGCTGGCCGGCAATGTCGGCGCCAACCTGATTCGCAACTTATGGTCATCCACGGTCATTTTCTGTGGCCATTTTACCCAGGACGCGGAAACCTTTTCCGAGGAAGAGTGCGAAGGTGAGAGCAAAGGCCACTGGTACCTGCGCCAGCTGACCGGCTCTAGCAACTTTACTGGTGGTAAGTGGATGCACGTGATGAGTGGCCACCTGAGCTACCAGGTGGAACATCACATATTCCCGGATTTGCCAGCACACCGGTACCCGGAAATCTCCGAGCAGGTGCAGGCGGTGTGTAAAAAGCACGGCATTCCCTACAACACCGGCACCTTCGCCAGACAGTACTCAACGGTGCTAAAGCGTGTTCTGGGGTATTCACTGCCAGACCGGATGCGCAACCGGATGTTGCCGGAATTCAGTAGTGCCGGCGCTCAGTCCTGA
- a CDS encoding RrF2 family transcriptional regulator — protein sequence MHITRYTDYSLRVLIYLAVQGDELATIQEIADSYDISKNHLMKVVHQLNKKGYIETVRGKKGGMRLQMAPADINVGILVRETEQDLNIVECFSSKNACRITPVCGLKTMLGEALTAFLETLDKYTLADVIQDQHRPQLLRLLQIA from the coding sequence ATGCATATCACCCGTTACACCGATTATTCCCTGCGTGTTCTGATCTACCTGGCGGTGCAGGGTGACGAACTGGCAACGATTCAGGAAATCGCAGACAGCTACGACATCTCCAAGAATCATTTGATGAAAGTGGTTCATCAGCTCAACAAAAAGGGCTACATCGAGACTGTCAGGGGTAAGAAAGGCGGTATGCGGTTGCAGATGGCGCCTGCGGACATCAACGTTGGCATTCTTGTGCGGGAAACTGAACAGGACCTCAATATTGTTGAATGTTTCTCATCAAAGAACGCCTGTCGGATCACGCCGGTCTGTGGCTTGAAGACCATGCTTGGGGAGGCACTGACGGCCTTTCTCGAAACTCTGGACAAGTACACCCTGGCAGACGTGATTCAGGATCAACACCGCCCCCAGTTACTCAGGCTGTTACAGATTGCCTGA
- a CDS encoding YbaN family protein, producing MLMVPLSGRTGFQILAYTSIALAAIGVVLPLLPTTPFVLLAAWSASKGSPAFAEWLENHQAFGPAIENWRSRRAIPRKGKWLACVMLCVSWSVLFIGGAAPAMLVVTGLMFFGLACYLLTRASY from the coding sequence ATGCTGATGGTTCCATTGTCCGGAAGAACCGGTTTCCAGATCCTTGCGTATACAAGTATCGCATTGGCTGCTATCGGTGTTGTGTTGCCACTGTTGCCGACCACACCGTTTGTTTTGCTGGCTGCCTGGTCTGCGAGTAAGGGTTCGCCTGCTTTTGCCGAATGGCTGGAGAATCACCAGGCTTTTGGTCCGGCGATAGAGAACTGGCGCAGCAGGCGCGCCATTCCCCGCAAGGGAAAATGGCTTGCCTGTGTGATGCTGTGTGTAAGTTGGTCCGTGCTGTTTATCGGCGGCGCGGCACCGGCGATGCTGGTAGTGACAGGACTGATGTTTTTTGGCCTCGCCTGTTATCTCTTAACACGTGCCTCGTACTAA
- a CDS encoding nitric-oxide reductase large subunit has translation MAKYRRLWFLLIAIVGVTFTLLGYFGAEVYRAAPPIPDQVVSANGDTLMTEESILDGQTAWQSVGGMQLGSIWGHGAYQAPDWTADWLHRELETWLQIAAQEEYGQDWHSLTGQQQNALQYDLKTEYRTNTYDDATGTLHLSERRTAAINETADYYSRLFSDAPELQSTRSNYAMKENTLPSAERRERMTEFFFWTAWTAATERPDSDVTYTNNWPHEPLIDNTPSAENVVWSLISVVLLIAGVGGLIWAWAFLRKEDEEPQAPLKDPLSAVGLTPSQKSLGKYLVLVVGLFTFQVMLGGFTAHYTVEGQSFYGINTSEWFPYSLMRTWHIQAAMFWIATGFLAAGLFLAPIINGGKDPKFQKLGVDVLFWALVVVVAGSFIGNFLAIAQIMPANLSFMLGHQGYEYVDLGRLWQIGKFLGIVFWLVLMLRGIVPALRQPGDKNLLALLTASVVAIGLFYGAGFFYGERTHISIMEYWRWWIVHLWVEGFFEVFATAALAFIFCSMGLVSRTVATSASLASASLFMLGGVPGTFHHLYFSGTTTPVMAVGATFSALEVVPLVVLGYEAWESWRLKSRAPWMENIRWPLTFFVAVAFWNMLGAGVLGFMINPPIALYYIQGLNTTPTHAHAALFGVYGFLALGFALLILRYIRPRIVFDERLMKVGFWWLNIGLVLMLFTSLLPVGIIQFVASASEGLWYARSEAFMQSDILQTLRWVRTIGDVVFIVGALAVTWQVVKGVFFPDLEPVTLETDEQGAASDLSA, from the coding sequence ATGGCCAAATACCGTCGCCTATGGTTTCTGTTAATTGCCATCGTGGGGGTTACCTTCACGTTACTGGGCTATTTCGGCGCGGAAGTTTACCGCGCCGCGCCGCCCATTCCTGATCAGGTCGTGTCTGCCAACGGCGACACCCTGATGACCGAGGAAAGCATTCTCGACGGCCAGACCGCCTGGCAGTCCGTGGGTGGTATGCAGCTTGGGTCGATCTGGGGCCACGGGGCCTACCAGGCACCGGACTGGACCGCCGACTGGCTGCACCGGGAACTGGAAACCTGGCTGCAAATCGCCGCTCAGGAAGAATACGGGCAGGACTGGCACAGCCTCACCGGGCAACAGCAGAACGCCCTGCAGTACGACCTGAAGACCGAGTACCGCACCAACACCTACGATGACGCCACCGGCACCCTGCATCTGTCTGAACGAAGGACTGCTGCGATCAACGAGACCGCCGACTACTACAGCCGGCTGTTCAGCGACGCACCGGAGCTGCAGTCAACGCGCTCAAACTACGCCATGAAGGAAAACACCCTGCCCAGTGCCGAGCGCCGCGAGCGGATGACCGAGTTCTTCTTCTGGACAGCCTGGACTGCTGCCACCGAGCGCCCGGACAGCGATGTCACCTACACCAATAACTGGCCCCACGAGCCACTGATTGACAACACGCCGAGCGCAGAGAACGTGGTCTGGTCGTTAATCAGCGTGGTGCTGCTGATTGCCGGCGTTGGTGGTCTGATCTGGGCCTGGGCCTTCCTGCGCAAAGAAGATGAGGAGCCGCAAGCCCCGCTCAAGGATCCGCTGAGCGCCGTTGGGCTTACGCCTTCCCAGAAGTCATTGGGCAAATACCTGGTACTGGTCGTTGGCCTGTTCACCTTTCAGGTGATGCTCGGCGGCTTTACCGCGCATTACACGGTGGAAGGTCAGAGCTTCTACGGTATCAACACCTCCGAATGGTTCCCCTACTCCCTGATGCGCACCTGGCATATTCAGGCCGCCATGTTCTGGATCGCCACCGGCTTCCTGGCCGCCGGCCTGTTCCTGGCTCCCATCATCAATGGCGGCAAGGACCCGAAATTCCAGAAACTGGGTGTCGACGTGTTGTTCTGGGCCCTTGTGGTTGTGGTTGCCGGCTCATTCATCGGCAACTTCCTGGCTATCGCTCAGATCATGCCAGCCAACCTCAGCTTCATGCTGGGCCACCAGGGTTATGAGTACGTGGACCTTGGGCGCCTGTGGCAGATTGGCAAGTTCCTCGGCATCGTGTTCTGGCTGGTGCTGATGCTGCGCGGCATTGTTCCCGCCCTGCGCCAGCCCGGTGACAAGAACCTGCTGGCCCTGCTGACCGCCTCGGTCGTTGCCATCGGCCTGTTCTATGGCGCCGGCTTCTTCTACGGTGAGCGCACTCACATCTCCATCATGGAATACTGGCGCTGGTGGATTGTCCACCTGTGGGTTGAAGGCTTCTTTGAAGTGTTCGCCACCGCTGCGCTGGCTTTCATTTTCTGCAGCATGGGCCTGGTGTCCCGCACCGTGGCTACGTCCGCCAGCCTGGCTTCTGCCAGCCTGTTCATGCTCGGTGGTGTACCGGGAACCTTCCACCACCTGTACTTCTCCGGCACCACCACACCGGTGATGGCGGTAGGCGCCACCTTCAGTGCCCTCGAAGTTGTGCCACTGGTCGTACTCGGCTATGAGGCATGGGAGAGCTGGCGTTTGAAGTCCCGCGCGCCCTGGATGGAAAACATCCGCTGGCCGCTGACCTTTTTCGTGGCGGTTGCCTTCTGGAACATGCTGGGTGCAGGCGTACTCGGGTTCATGATCAACCCACCGATCGCGCTGTATTACATCCAGGGCCTGAACACAACGCCCACCCACGCCCACGCAGCTCTCTTCGGCGTCTACGGATTCCTGGCCCTGGGCTTTGCCCTGCTGATTCTGCGCTACATCCGCCCACGCATCGTCTTTGACGAGCGGCTGATGAAAGTCGGCTTCTGGTGGCTGAACATTGGCCTGGTACTGATGCTGTTCACCAGCCTGCTGCCCGTCGGCATCATCCAGTTCGTGGCCAGCGCCAGTGAAGGGCTGTGGTACGCGCGTAGTGAAGCCTTCATGCAGAGCGATATCCTGCAGACCCTGCGCTGGGTCAGAACCATCGGCGATGTGGTCTTCATCGTCGGCGCCCTGGCAGTGACCTGGCAGGTAGTGAAGGGGGTCTTCTTCCCGGATCTGGAGCCGGTCACCCTCGAAACTGACGAGCAAGGTGCTGCCAGCGATCTGAGCGCCTGA
- a CDS encoding hemerythrin domain-containing protein, with product MTIAETMTQASNEELIEHILTRFHDTHREQLPELIQLSERVERVHGGHTACPAGLSAHLGQMAEELEAHMAKEEQILFPMITRGMVAMAGGPVSVMRHEHEDHGSALEELERLTNGLTLPDGACGSWQRLYQGLATFRDDLKAHIQTENDLLFSRIDGGN from the coding sequence ATGACAATTGCTGAAACTATGACCCAGGCATCCAACGAAGAACTGATCGAACATATCCTGACCCGTTTCCACGACACCCACCGGGAGCAGTTACCGGAACTGATCCAGCTCTCCGAGAGAGTAGAAAGGGTTCACGGCGGCCATACCGCCTGCCCGGCCGGACTTTCGGCCCACCTCGGGCAGATGGCTGAAGAGCTCGAGGCCCATATGGCCAAGGAAGAGCAGATTCTGTTTCCCATGATTACACGTGGAATGGTCGCCATGGCCGGCGGCCCTGTATCGGTGATGCGGCATGAGCACGAGGATCACGGCTCCGCGCTGGAAGAACTGGAGCGGCTCACCAATGGCCTGACCTTGCCGGACGGCGCGTGCGGAAGCTGGCAGCGTCTCTACCAGGGACTCGCGACCTTCCGCGACGACCTGAAAGCCCACATACAGACTGAGAATGACCTGCTGTTCAGCCGCATTGATGGTGGAAACTGA
- the moaA gene encoding GTP 3',8-cyclase MoaA, which produces MPQAKLTDRFGRTVNYVRLSVTDRCDFRCVYCMAEEMTFLPRQQVLTLEEIARVARTFVSLGTEKIRLTGGEPLVRKDILQLVKEIGSYGLRDFAMTTNGSQLPTMAEPLRKAGLKRLNISLDSLDADKFHRITRTGRLSQVLDGIDAAKDAGFEGIKLNTVVMKGGNDQEVPELVEFARKKKLDITFIEEMPLGEISDHDRGQVLCTSDEVRDIISQRHELIPTPEDSGGPARYYRMPDSDSRVGFISPHSHNFCSTCNRVRVTVEGRLLLCLGNEHSVDLRRVLRGHPVTNDKLRETIINAMDLKPERHHFSSEGDVQILRFMNMTGG; this is translated from the coding sequence ATGCCCCAAGCCAAGCTGACCGACCGATTTGGCCGCACTGTCAACTACGTGCGTCTGTCTGTCACTGACCGCTGCGATTTTCGCTGTGTTTACTGCATGGCGGAGGAGATGACCTTCCTGCCCCGCCAGCAGGTACTGACCCTGGAAGAGATTGCCCGCGTGGCAAGAACCTTTGTTTCCCTCGGCACGGAAAAAATCCGGCTGACCGGGGGCGAGCCCCTGGTGCGCAAGGACATTCTGCAGCTGGTGAAGGAAATCGGCAGCTACGGCCTGCGGGATTTTGCCATGACCACCAATGGCAGCCAGCTGCCGACCATGGCGGAACCGCTGCGCAAGGCCGGGCTCAAGCGGCTGAACATAAGCCTGGATTCACTGGATGCCGACAAATTTCACCGGATCACCCGTACCGGTCGGCTAAGCCAGGTGCTGGATGGGATTGATGCTGCCAAGGACGCCGGTTTTGAGGGTATCAAGCTCAACACGGTGGTGATGAAAGGTGGCAACGATCAGGAAGTGCCGGAGCTGGTGGAGTTTGCCCGCAAGAAGAAGCTGGACATTACCTTTATCGAGGAAATGCCGCTGGGTGAGATTTCTGACCATGACCGCGGTCAGGTGCTGTGCACCAGCGATGAAGTTCGCGACATTATCAGCCAGCGACATGAGCTGATACCCACGCCTGAAGACTCCGGTGGTCCTGCCCGCTATTACCGGATGCCGGACAGCGATTCCCGTGTCGGTTTTATTTCACCTCATTCCCACAATTTCTGTTCAACCTGCAACCGCGTTCGCGTGACGGTAGAGGGTCGCCTGCTGCTTTGCCTTGGCAATGAGCATTCGGTGGACTTGCGCCGTGTTCTGCGCGGCCATCCTGTGACCAATGACAAGCTGCGTGAAACCATCATCAATGCCATGGATCTGAAACCTGAGCGGCATCACTTCTCCAGTGAGGGGGATGTGCAGATTCTTCGGTTTATGAATATGACTGGCGGTTGA
- a CDS encoding nitrous oxide reductase accessory protein NosL: protein MNTINVKTLSVAVMFAIFLAGCSETEEQVTEKPDPVHIESGDECHVCGMAITRFPGPKGEAITAREQKVNKFCSTRDMFSWVLQPENAKRDHTLYVHDMAQTDWEHPDDTALIDAREAYFVVGSERTGAMGPTLASFASEESANDFADEFGGEVVQFNDVTMDHLARDMSDQNMEMGSHDGNH, encoded by the coding sequence ATGAATACTATTAATGTTAAAACTTTGTCGGTGGCGGTAATGTTTGCCATTTTCCTGGCCGGCTGCTCCGAAACTGAAGAACAGGTCACCGAAAAGCCCGATCCGGTCCACATCGAATCCGGCGACGAATGCCATGTCTGTGGCATGGCCATCACCCGTTTCCCCGGCCCGAAAGGTGAAGCCATAACCGCCAGGGAGCAGAAAGTGAACAAATTCTGTTCAACCCGCGACATGTTCTCCTGGGTACTGCAGCCCGAAAATGCCAAACGCGACCACACCCTTTACGTACACGACATGGCACAAACCGACTGGGAACACCCGGACGACACCGCCCTGATCGATGCGCGGGAAGCTTACTTTGTCGTTGGATCAGAACGCACGGGTGCCATGGGCCCCACGCTGGCGTCGTTTGCCAGTGAAGAGTCGGCAAACGACTTTGCAGACGAGTTCGGGGGAGAAGTCGTTCAGTTCAATGATGTGACCATGGATCATCTGGCCCGGGACATGTCAGACCAAAATATGGAAATGGGCAGTCACGACGGCAATCACTGA